A region from the Triticum aestivum cultivar Chinese Spring chromosome 3D, IWGSC CS RefSeq v2.1, whole genome shotgun sequence genome encodes:
- the LOC123078404 gene encoding uncharacterized protein: MSLWPRWTSCCSPPAPSPWVACVLLLRCRHLSLCGAVLRNLAKKATAVLAREKGAGPRWRCEGGTAQVGYAVGQRRRRARSAVTCPPQPVLSRLPRLRVLVQRKSMELPTRIVVGFYKKGGSSARISIRSILDEASNVDTEFAAGRSPEFAGGRRSAEFAEGRRTAVELSNLACVGYNRDGAKGGGAAARLYELQQQTDIWPAGRTQL; encoded by the exons ATGAGCTTGTGGCCACGCTGGACCAGCTGCTGCAGCCCCCCTGCGCCGTCGCCGTGGGTCGCCTGTGTTCTGCTGCTCCGGTGCCGGCACCTGTCCCTGTGCGGTGCCGTGCTCAGGAATTTGGCGAAGAAGGCGACTGCCGTGCTTGCGCGCGAGAAGGGCGCCGGACCTCGTTGGCGCTGCGAAGGGGGCACAGCTCAGGTTGGGTACGCCGTCGGCcagcgccggcggcgagcacgCTCCGCTGTGACCTGTCCGCCACAGCCAGTCCTCTCCCGCCTCCCCCGAC TCCGTGTCCTTGTCCAACGCAAATCAATGGAGCTGCCGACCAGGATTGTTGTTGGCTTCTATAAGAAGGGAGGGTCCTCGGCTCGAATCTCCATCAGGTCAATTTTGGACGAAGCATCCAATGTCGACACCGAGTTCGCCGCAGGAAGAAGCCCGGAGTTCGCCGGAGGTAGAAGAAGCGCCGAGTTCGCCGAAGGTAGAAGAACAGCCGTCGAGCTGTCCAATCTCGCGTGCGTTGGCTACAACAGAG ATGGTGCCAAAGGCGGAGGGGCAGCTGCGCGGCTGTACGAGCTACAACAGCAGACTGACATTTGGCCGGCTGGGAGAACCCAATTGTAG
- the LOC123074506 gene encoding uncharacterized protein encodes MDEFILFTLDQDTRTVYILDPTPINPMYRYNPLAKYMKKIIWISEHLQKAMSKACPGSRWNEDIRLWQHKILDDIPVYNRELSGYLVPLFMSTWEDERPHLPFLKDGYELRKLILGQVLTFKDNECEDNMPAGVLEFINCIRKIQSKTGSSISGR; translated from the exons ATGGATGAATTCATTCTATTCACATTGGACCAAGATACCAGAACAGTGTACATTTTGGACCCTACTCCTATTAATCCAATGTACCGATACAACCCACTCGCaaaatatatgaaaaaaattatatgGATTTCCGAACACTTACAAAAAGCAATGTCAAAAGCATGCCCTGGGTCTAGATGGAACGAGGATATTCGCCTATGGCAACATAAAATCCTAGATGATATTCCAGTTTACAACAG GGAATTGTCTGGTTATCTTGTTCCCCTATTCATGTCCACATGGGAAGACGAAAGACCACATTTGCCATTTTTAAAG GATGGATATGAACTCAGAAAACTAATTTTGGGCCAAGTGCTAACATTCAAGGACAATGAATGTGAAGATAACATGCCTGCTGGTGTACTGGAATTCATCAATTGTATTAGGAAAATCCAAAGTAAAACTG GGAGCTCAATCAGTGGAAGGTGA